From Solanum stenotomum isolate F172 chromosome 2, ASM1918654v1, whole genome shotgun sequence:
ggtttggttttcttttttaatttgaacTACAAGGGCTATATTGTACAAAAAGgggaaattaaaatttttcataGTCTTAAAGTGAGtgcatattaattaatattgtatGTTGGTGACAGTTGAATGTGGAGAGAGAAGCAGGAAGAGTGTTTAGTGGGTGGAAAGAAGGGAAGATCCTTTTCGCTCCAACATATAAGTATTCTCATAATTCTGATTCCTATGCCGGAGAGACAACCAAGTCTAAGAAGAAACGAAGAACCCCTgcatggtatatatatatattcctctctctctctctctctctctcttttacCTTTTCATCAtctcttaattaattttatcttatcCTCCTTGTACTAATTAATTTCAGGTGTGATAGAATATTATGGCGAGGCGATGGCATTGAACAATTATCTTATATTCGAGGGGAATCAAGATTTTCAGATCATAGACCAGTTTGTTCTGTTTTCGCGGTGGATGTGGAGGTGGAGGCACAGCTAGTAAAGAAGAATAACTCCAAATTTAGAAAGGGTTTTTCTTGCATTGCTAATAGAATGGATCAGTATGACGATTTTATACCCCAGAGACACAGCTTTTATGATTATTGAAATACACCACTCTAACTAACTATAACTATAATAAATatcttcttctatttctctaATTAACTTGAGCTAGCTAGCTAGCTAGGGACAATATATCGGAAATTAACTACCTCTAACCTCATTAGGTAGTACACATATATATGTTGTATGTTGTAACTTGAGGGACAAATTAAAGATGGATTCCCCCTATTAATTTATCCCATCAAGTTGTAAAGCATGATAATTGAAAAATGAGCAAATAAGAAAAGATAATGACACTATAGTAcgtagtttatttatttatatatatatgataaaccGTGTCTAAAGCATGAAATGCGAGTAATCTAGggaaaaacacacacacacaggcgaattatttattttagctaTAGCTAGATTTATTCCAATGTATCCTCATATGCCAAATCCCAAACAGAGAGGGGAGATTGATGatgttcattttcttttggTGTATCATTCGAGTTCATGTTTCCATAATGAAGGACATTATTATTGTCTCCCCAAAATCCTTGGAAATTCTCCTCAATTGATCCTCCATTAGCCTTTTGTGCAATATGGTAGTTGTTGAAGTTCCTTTTTATCTCCATGTTCATCCAATCATGATGATCATCATCAACCATTATTTCTTCGTGTGGTACTCCAAGCAAGCTAGTAAAATTGTTCATGAACATATTAAGTGACTCGTCCTCTCCCCTGACACTTTGTTGTTCATTCATAGTGCGATAAAAACAACTTGTCTCATTGTCCATTCTAGAATTCTTGTAGGGAAATCCAACTCCTAACTCACTTTGCACGCaatttaagttttgatgtaacaTATCCTCAATGTCTATGTCGCTCTCAAACACAGTACCCTTCCTTTTCTCGTTTCTCCTCGAAGCAAGATATTGATCATCTTTTGATATCGAAATCCTGAGAGATTTTTCTGTCATCTCGACAAGGACTTGTTCTTGATTAACCACTTTAGACCAAGTAGCTGTTTCTTTAGCCGTCATCTTGTTTTGCAAGCTCTTTGATTGCTTCACCAACCTCCTCATTTTGTCGAAATTAACGGACATATGTTTGATAATTCCAGCCAAAACACTAACCTTCCATGCTTTTTTCAAGTCATGTGGCTTCTTATATGGTGGTGGTCCTTGTTCTTGTGAAAACCCTTGATCACCCCACCATAGTTCCTTCCCTGTAGGCCACCATGGTGGAGGTAACCCTTTATCCAAAGGGAAGCTCCTTTGTGGAGGAATACAATGTTGCATAAGAGATGAAAGGAGTGAACCCAAAGTAGTATCTTGCAAGTCATTTAGAAGATTCATGCATGAATTAGGATCCAACAAGACATGATTTTCTTGAACTAGTTTAGGCAAGAATGTAGCAATAGCATTTGGGGCATTCTTCTCAAACCTGACTTTCTCCTTCCACCACTCTCTTAAACTATCCGATGACCCCGTCACGGGCTTCCCCTTTTCGGGTACTATCCCATAGACGAAGCCTTGACCTTTACAAATCTCTATAATTTTGACCATGTACTTGAGGACGGAGTCTTGAGCTCTAGACATCTTCTTACGGCGAGATTGTTCTTGCTTAGCCTCTGACTCCTCCTCCTTGATCATGTCCCTCTTGAGTATTTGCATTCGCATGCGATCCTTCCACATACGACGTTTCAGATCATCGTAGTTGATTTCTTCATCCTCaatctcttcattttcttcgCTGTTTATCGGCTCCATAATTTCTTCAAATGCCACCATTATTTATGTATgtgtgtatatgtatgtatgtttaaTTCATTTCTCAATCTTTAGATGATACCATATATAAGAATATATGGTGGCGGTGTGAATACTGAATATAATATTAGAGGAGACAAAATGTGGCCTTTCCCAAGAGTGAAGGATGATTTTGGAGGAAAATAGGGGAGTGGGGACTTAAGAGAAGAAACTCATGATGAAATTTAGGAAATTGTTACATTGATGTTATAAAAACAGCTAGTAGTGACGCAAGGAATTGACACTACTACAAGAAacatcaaatttattataaaattaatcgGAAATTTCTAGTTAATTCATTGCTTAAACGCTTTTAGctaattatattacttttttttaataatctatCGTTAATTCATAGCTTAATGaaattaatacaattttttttcttgttgtttaactataaaattttgTCAGTCAGTAATTTTTTATTGCGCCTACTTATAGACGGAGACCTATTTCTCATATGTGCATTCGTGGTTGATCCTCAGTTTTGCATGTATGCATATGAAAACGTATGATTTTCATGCTTACTCACTGCCAATTGGTAAAGTTTCAAGTCatatttaatacaataatattctttCTTTATGACACACCAATATACTTATCATAATGTATGAAAATACTTACGAGTTATTTAAATTAGCATGCTATCATATTACTTAGTAATTAATTTAGAGTTATAAGTTAGTAGCATATAAATAGCATAATAATATAAACCTGAAACGTATTGACTATTATGCCTAGTAAAGTACCATAATAATAGCTAAAGCAAGTTATATATACAGTAATTGAATTGCAAATCAAAGACTTATGTAAGTCCTATTCGAgatgttataaatatataaatgtatatcTGACTAGGAAAGaaaattgattaacttttaggaaaaaaagatAATTCTAAATTAAGTAGGTCTAATTGGTTAGAGACTCGTGTTGATAACGTGTTGTGAAAtattaacaatataaaataatataagacaATAAATATATAGACAAAATATATGGGAgagaatattttcttatttctttcttcGATtgtatcttttataaaataatcaacGCCTATTTATAGTACAAAATGCCTCTTCAAAGTTAGATGAATTAAATAGTGTTCATTAATTTCGTACATGAACTTCAAAGAGATTTACGATGACATCCACATTAATGCATTTATAACACAACTTAATTTTTGTagcaaatatatattaaaaaattgagtgactctccaaatattatttatacCACATAAATTACGATAAAATAAGTAATATATGTTGGACTCGTGCTAGCACAGACTCACatacctaattttttttagaattttctaAAGTGTATTTAGGATGACTGACGAATTAGGGAATCTCTTTTCtctttgaattttaaattttgattcatGAAGAATTTAActtcaatagttttttttaaaaaatgataagcACTACTCTCTTTGTTGCGTGTGATGCATTGatttaatctattttaaaaaataaattatttaaaaataatttaatttcaaatttttcatttatttttaatgagtaGATTCGATCGTACCactatttatgatttatttaggccataaatatttttaaaatatttttgtttcttaaactTCGTATTCAATCTAAATAAAGACAAAGGAAATACAAATTAATAActtgatatataaaataatataatattgcaTGTCAATTTGATTGTCTGATTTAATTTGGTATGAaggttaaaaaataaagaagacttttaaatcttatggtttaaattaaagatatataaaatatatcaaaatgtcctttaaaatatatccaaaaaatagacattctttaaataaatatttacgattaaatgttcctttataaataaatattttctattaaatattattacaaatttTTAAACACTCATAATGTTATAAAATTCACTAGTCAATGACAATAATAactagttattttttaatataattttttcac
This genomic window contains:
- the LOC125855227 gene encoding putative ETHYLENE INSENSITIVE 3-like 4 protein, translating into MVAFEEIMEPINSEENEEIEDEEINYDDLKRRMWKDRMRMQILKRDMIKEEESEAKQEQSRRKKMSRAQDSVLKYMVKIIEICKGQGFVYGIVPEKGKPVTGSSDSLREWWKEKVRFEKNAPNAIATFLPKLVQENHVLLDPNSCMNLLNDLQDTTLGSLLSSLMQHCIPPQRSFPLDKGLPPPWWPTGKELWWGDQGFSQEQGPPPYKKPHDLKKAWKVSVLAGIIKHMSVNFDKMRRLVKQSKSLQNKMTAKETATWSKVVNQEQVLVEMTEKSLRISISKDDQYLASRRNEKRKGTVFESDIDIEDMLHQNLNCVQSELGVGFPYKNSRMDNETSCFYRTMNEQQSVRGEDESLNMFMNNFTSLLGVPHEEIMVDDDHHDWMNMEIKRNFNNYHIAQKANGGSIEENFQGFWGDNNNVLHYGNMNSNDTPKENEHHQSPLSVWDLAYEDTLE